Proteins from a single region of Labedella gwakjiensis:
- a CDS encoding ABC transporter ATP-binding protein, producing the protein MTVEDGTAVPPALDVDTLRIRHQDRQAWTPDGVTFSVARGEVVLVLGPSGSGKSTLALALDGLVPHVVAADVEGSVRVAGLDTRLHPVAELSERVAMVFQDPDAQIVTGSVLDEVCFAAENRLVPVDAVLAGAESALRRVGLWERRDEDPDVLSGGGKQRLAIAAALASSSDVLVLDEPTANLDAAGLDDVYAALSEIVADGSRSVVLIEHNLDAAVSLVDRVVVLDHRGASVLDGPPSVVFGDRAADLERLGVWLPTATIVALRLKRAGISFDRLPVTSGDLAATLDAVPGLPSPSARADLALVSSAPPAIVVRSLTIARGRGRRRRTVVDGIDLTVGSGEFLSIVGTNGAGKTTLVHAIAGLIRPPRGTITVGGLDPATASAPAISERIGFVFQNPEHQFVTHTVFDELAHGPRSNGADEAAIRSRVDELLDRFGLSDSRDVNPFLLSGGQKRRLSVGTALIGGADILILDEPTFGQDRARADELVSILADLHRAGTTIVVVTHDMQLVAEASTSIAVLDDGRLLAHRPADAVLTDDDLLARAGLRTPPLRRALRGLERHPDWRGVTRMSQVPGGDGS; encoded by the coding sequence ATGACGGTCGAGGACGGAACGGCTGTCCCTCCCGCCCTCGACGTGGATACCCTCCGCATCCGACACCAGGATCGGCAGGCGTGGACGCCCGACGGAGTGACGTTCTCCGTCGCCCGAGGCGAGGTGGTCCTCGTCCTGGGGCCGAGCGGATCGGGAAAATCGACCCTCGCCCTCGCGCTCGACGGGCTCGTCCCACATGTCGTGGCGGCCGACGTCGAGGGGTCCGTGCGAGTCGCGGGTCTCGACACCCGGCTCCACCCGGTCGCGGAGCTGAGCGAGCGTGTGGCGATGGTGTTCCAGGATCCGGACGCGCAGATCGTGACGGGCAGCGTTCTCGACGAGGTCTGCTTCGCGGCGGAGAACCGGCTCGTCCCCGTCGACGCCGTCCTCGCGGGGGCCGAGTCGGCGCTGCGCCGGGTCGGTCTCTGGGAGCGACGCGACGAGGATCCGGACGTGCTGTCCGGCGGAGGCAAGCAGCGCCTCGCCATCGCCGCGGCGCTCGCGTCGAGCTCCGACGTCCTCGTGCTCGACGAGCCGACGGCGAACCTCGACGCCGCGGGATTGGACGACGTGTACGCCGCATTGAGCGAGATCGTCGCCGACGGCTCGCGATCCGTCGTCCTCATCGAACACAATCTCGACGCGGCCGTCTCCCTCGTCGACCGCGTCGTCGTCCTCGACCATCGGGGCGCATCCGTGCTCGACGGTCCTCCCTCCGTCGTGTTCGGAGACCGTGCTGCCGACCTCGAACGCCTGGGCGTCTGGCTGCCGACGGCCACGATCGTGGCGTTGCGACTGAAGCGCGCGGGCATCTCCTTCGACCGTCTGCCCGTCACCTCCGGCGACCTCGCCGCGACCCTCGACGCCGTCCCGGGGCTCCCGTCCCCGTCCGCGCGAGCGGATCTCGCGCTCGTGTCGAGCGCACCTCCCGCCATCGTCGTCCGCTCGCTCACGATCGCGCGCGGTCGCGGACGCCGTCGCCGCACCGTCGTGGACGGCATCGACCTGACCGTCGGCTCCGGCGAATTCCTGTCGATCGTCGGGACGAACGGCGCGGGCAAGACGACCCTCGTTCACGCCATCGCCGGACTGATCCGGCCACCGAGAGGGACGATCACCGTCGGTGGATTGGACCCCGCCACAGCGTCCGCCCCCGCCATCTCGGAACGCATCGGTTTCGTCTTCCAGAACCCGGAGCACCAGTTCGTGACTCACACGGTGTTCGACGAGCTCGCGCACGGTCCGCGCTCGAACGGCGCGGACGAAGCAGCCATCCGCTCCCGGGTCGACGAACTCCTCGACCGTTTCGGTCTCTCCGATTCGCGGGACGTGAACCCGTTCCTCCTCTCGGGCGGCCAGAAGCGGCGCCTCTCGGTGGGGACGGCGCTCATCGGCGGAGCCGACATCCTCATCCTCGACGAGCCGACGTTCGGTCAGGACCGTGCACGCGCCGACGAGCTCGTGAGCATCCTCGCCGATCTGCACCGCGCGGGAACCACCATCGTGGTCGTGACGCACGACATGCAGCTCGTGGCCGAGGCGTCGACGAGCATCGCGGTGCTCGACGACGGGCGGCTCCTCGCCCACCGTCCGGCCGACGCCGTGCTTACGGACGACGACCTCCTCGCGAGGGCGGGACTGCGGACGCCGCCGCTCCGGCGAGCGCTCCGTGGTCTCGAGCGGCACCCGGATTGGCGAGGAGTCACTCGGATGTCGCAGGTACCCGGAGGGGACGGCTCGTGA
- a CDS encoding energy-coupling factor transporter transmembrane component T family protein: MSAASGRARGFLHGLNPLVKVAAPLPAMIGVLVSRDPATPLAVVVLTLLVLVVGARPSARMTLILVLGLPLAVVVGALGFGAWSNPAAVDRSVILVELGAYRFYLGSLAVGLAASLRLAALLTLALIAGLTTDGADFVRSTVQYLRVPYRIGYTALAAYRFVPRFRRDIDLIRQAHRVRGTGGRRGPGAAVGRFTGSIVPLLAGAIRHAERVALAMDARAFGAHPTRTERHIVPLRVRDGFFVAAFWAATAVVLVVVGLAS; encoded by the coding sequence GTGAGCGCCGCCAGCGGACGAGCGCGGGGGTTTCTCCACGGACTCAATCCGCTTGTGAAGGTCGCGGCGCCCCTTCCGGCGATGATCGGTGTCCTCGTCTCCCGGGATCCGGCGACGCCTCTCGCCGTCGTGGTGCTCACGCTCCTCGTGCTCGTCGTGGGCGCTCGCCCGTCTGCTCGGATGACGCTGATCCTCGTTCTGGGCCTGCCACTCGCGGTCGTCGTTGGCGCGCTCGGCTTCGGCGCCTGGTCGAATCCTGCGGCGGTCGATCGGTCGGTCATCCTCGTCGAGCTCGGTGCCTACAGGTTCTACCTCGGCTCGCTCGCCGTCGGCCTCGCGGCGTCCCTGCGGCTCGCCGCGCTACTCACCCTCGCCCTCATCGCGGGACTCACGACGGACGGCGCCGACTTCGTCCGCTCGACCGTGCAGTACCTCCGCGTGCCGTACCGGATCGGCTACACGGCGCTCGCCGCCTACCGCTTCGTACCCCGGTTCCGGCGCGACATCGACCTGATCCGCCAAGCGCACCGTGTGCGCGGAACCGGCGGGCGCCGCGGGCCCGGCGCCGCGGTCGGCCGGTTCACGGGGTCGATCGTTCCCCTCCTCGCCGGGGCGATCCGACATGCGGAACGCGTGGCTCTCGCGATGGACGCACGGGCGTTCGGTGCGCATCCCACCCGGACGGAGCGCCACATCGTCCCTCTGCGTGTTCGCGACGGCTTCTTCGTCGCTGCCTTCTGGGCGGCGACTGCTGTGGTACTCGTGGTTGTGGGACTCGCGTCCTGA
- a CDS encoding carbon-nitrogen hydrolase family protein, translating to MRVALAQIVSTDDVAANLRIVTETAERAAGLGAELVVFPEATMRAFGHPLSDIAEPIDGPWASEVASTASRLGLTIIVGMFTPGEGGRVRNTLLVTGPDGTTSYDKVHLFDAFGFTESRTVQPGDGVVTASVAGTTVGLATCYDIRFPDLFVASARAGAVVQVVAASWGAGPGKAEQWDLLARARALDSTSFVLAVGQGDPEAAGVEAPADAPTGIGRSVVVSPMGDVLHRLGAEPDLLVVDLALDAVDRARGAVPVLTNRVAGLV from the coding sequence ATGCGCGTAGCGCTCGCCCAGATCGTGAGCACCGACGACGTCGCTGCCAACCTGCGGATCGTCACGGAGACGGCCGAGCGGGCCGCCGGGCTGGGAGCCGAGCTCGTCGTGTTCCCCGAGGCGACGATGCGCGCCTTCGGCCACCCCCTGAGCGACATCGCGGAGCCGATCGACGGACCGTGGGCGTCGGAGGTCGCGTCGACGGCGAGCCGTCTCGGCCTCACGATCATCGTGGGGATGTTCACGCCGGGGGAGGGCGGACGCGTGCGCAACACGCTGCTCGTGACCGGACCGGACGGCACCACGTCCTACGACAAGGTCCACCTCTTCGATGCCTTCGGCTTCACCGAGTCGCGCACGGTACAGCCGGGCGATGGGGTGGTCACGGCCTCGGTCGCCGGTACGACGGTCGGACTCGCGACCTGCTACGACATCCGCTTCCCCGACCTCTTCGTCGCCTCGGCCCGGGCGGGTGCCGTCGTGCAGGTGGTCGCGGCATCGTGGGGCGCCGGCCCCGGCAAGGCCGAGCAGTGGGACCTCCTCGCCCGCGCGCGGGCCCTCGACTCGACGAGTTTCGTCCTCGCGGTGGGGCAGGGCGATCCGGAGGCAGCCGGCGTCGAGGCGCCCGCGGATGCTCCCACCGGCATCGGCCGCAGCGTCGTGGTCTCGCCGATGGGTGACGTGCTCCATCGGCTGGGGGCGGAACCCGATCTCCTTGTCGTCGACCTCGCTCTCGATGCGGTCGATCGGGCGCGGGGTGCCGTCCCCGTGCTCACCAACCGCGTCGCCGGTCTCGTCTGA
- a CDS encoding HNH endonuclease signature motif containing protein, which yields MSAGNLGIDAATILTDALDGVSPRVDPVIVAEAEQALVDLAEGSLDHPPLRADLVRGQAQLFVEAIDPDGTRPREELARRRRRFTIGPETRDGLIPVHGLLTLEIGASLTRLIDAHVRRVAFSGVPTPVSDPDTRPLDDSDALVSSVDDRTPAQRRHDTLADIISAATRVKDAPELAGAAPAITVTVTQTTLDSGHGVGSIDGLDTPISVDAIDKMIDSRGIQTVTMNPHRRILALGSVQRCFTSSQRRAITARDGGCVIPGCTTSAGWCEVHHVVPWRDGGQTHTDNGVLLCWGHHQNIDRGPWRLTMPNGIPHVRGPGHPEWTHTTKTRTGPPLTRTG from the coding sequence GTGTCCGCCGGGAACCTTGGCATCGATGCCGCGACCATCCTCACCGACGCTCTGGATGGCGTCTCACCGCGCGTCGATCCCGTGATCGTGGCCGAGGCCGAGCAGGCTCTCGTCGACCTCGCCGAAGGCTCCCTGGACCACCCGCCCCTGCGCGCAGATCTCGTGCGCGGACAAGCGCAACTCTTCGTGGAAGCGATCGACCCCGACGGGACCCGCCCGCGGGAAGAACTGGCTCGACGGAGACGACGGTTCACGATCGGACCCGAGACACGGGATGGGCTCATTCCCGTCCACGGGTTGCTGACGTTGGAGATCGGGGCGTCGCTGACGCGCCTCATCGACGCGCACGTTCGCAGGGTCGCGTTCAGCGGCGTTCCGACCCCCGTCAGCGACCCGGACACTCGGCCGCTTGACGACTCGGACGCGCTCGTCTCGTCCGTCGATGACCGCACCCCCGCTCAGCGCCGCCACGACACCCTCGCCGACATCATCAGCGCCGCCACCCGGGTGAAGGACGCCCCCGAACTGGCCGGGGCAGCGCCCGCGATCACCGTCACCGTCACACAGACCACGCTCGACTCCGGTCACGGTGTCGGGTCGATCGACGGTCTCGACACCCCCATCTCCGTCGACGCGATCGACAAGATGATCGACTCCCGCGGCATCCAGACCGTCACAATGAACCCGCACCGACGCATCCTCGCCCTCGGATCGGTGCAACGCTGCTTCACCTCCTCGCAACGCAGGGCGATCACCGCCCGGGACGGCGGGTGCGTCATCCCCGGGTGCACCACCTCCGCCGGATGGTGCGAGGTCCACCACGTGGTCCCATGGCGTGACGGCGGGCAGACGCACACCGACAACGGAGTCCTGTTGTGCTGGGGACACCACCAGAACATCGACCGCGGACCCTGGCGACTCACCATGCCGAACGGGATCCCCCACGTCCGCGGACCCGGACACCCCGAATGGACCCACACCACGAAAACCCGCACCGGACCACCCCTCACCCGCACCGGATGA